From a region of the Candidatus Brocadia sp. genome:
- a CDS encoding SGNH/GDSL hydrolase family protein has product MKIKLTKETVFFPLGIVFIFAGIICNTWLLARFSPDGIFDFSTKLKIWIIEVFCIAVGFCLIKYRSSIKLPRYREILFSFVTFLLFILLFEGGLRVFYFIKHKTKESEMDFADYLGWESTPDNFWKREVKGYGEIKYSTTRYGFRVFGDVDSKKTKIFVIGDSFTQGTTVSDGETYYDYLRKSNEDIEIFTYACGGYGSLQEYMILDKYYDVIKPHVILWQFCSNDIINNDFDLESASFRNNNQMRRPYLQDGKIKWLYPKQKSGWLVQTSYLLRLLDIKMNILRAEKYGSIEDTLSNTHPLFIRAAKTTGEIMSSVKKRASDVPIVAFSTDKPTWLGDTYFEICEKNGIHYIPGIPEAMEEAKRNGIIIDYPPYDAHWNKIGHVIAGKIILKYFIENKFIHSSPVKIQWE; this is encoded by the coding sequence ATGAAAATTAAACTTACAAAAGAGACAGTTTTTTTCCCGTTAGGAATAGTATTTATTTTTGCTGGCATAATTTGTAATACCTGGTTACTTGCCCGGTTTAGCCCTGACGGCATCTTTGATTTCTCAACAAAATTAAAAATCTGGATTATCGAAGTTTTTTGTATTGCGGTTGGTTTCTGCCTTATCAAATATAGATCTTCCATTAAACTGCCCAGATATCGGGAAATACTATTTTCCTTCGTAACGTTTCTCTTGTTTATCCTTCTTTTCGAAGGGGGATTACGGGTTTTTTATTTCATTAAACATAAGACAAAAGAGAGCGAGATGGACTTTGCAGATTATCTTGGTTGGGAAAGTACTCCGGATAATTTCTGGAAGCGGGAGGTCAAAGGATACGGAGAGATAAAATATTCCACGACAAGATATGGTTTTCGGGTATTTGGTGATGTTGATAGCAAAAAAACGAAAATATTTGTTATTGGGGATTCATTTACCCAGGGTACGACAGTTTCTGACGGAGAAACCTATTATGATTATTTAAGAAAAAGCAATGAAGATATCGAAATATTTACTTATGCCTGTGGCGGATATGGTTCATTGCAGGAGTATATGATCCTTGACAAATACTATGATGTAATTAAGCCGCACGTAATTCTGTGGCAGTTTTGCAGCAACGACATCATTAATAATGACTTTGATCTTGAATCTGCCAGTTTTCGAAACAACAATCAAATGAGAAGGCCGTACCTGCAGGATGGCAAAATTAAATGGTTATATCCAAAGCAAAAGAGCGGGTGGTTAGTTCAAACTTCGTATTTATTGCGCCTCCTGGACATTAAAATGAATATCCTGAGAGCAGAAAAATATGGTTCCATAGAAGACACCTTATCAAATACGCACCCCTTATTTATAAGGGCTGCAAAGACTACCGGCGAAATAATGAGCTCGGTGAAAAAGAGGGCATCTGATGTCCCAATAGTAGCCTTCTCAACGGATAAACCAACATGGTTAGGGGATACCTATTTTGAAATTTGCGAAAAGAATGGTATACATTATATTCCTGGTATACCAGAAGCCATGGAGGAGGCGAAACGGAATGGTATAATCATTGATTATCCACCGTATGATGCACACTGGAATAAAATTGGTCATGTAATTGCCGGAAAAATTATTCTCAAGTATTTCATTGAAAATAAATTTATTCATTCCTCACCAGTAAAGATTCAATGGGAATAG
- a CDS encoding carbamoyltransferase, whose product MNILGISAFYHDSAACLVQDGRIVSAAQEERFTRKKHDFSFPTNAIQYCLQESGLKVEDLDFVAFYDKPFLKFERILMTYLAYAPVGIRSFIKAMPLWIKQKIWMKEFIKKELDFAGKIIFPEHHESHAASAFFPSPFQEAAVLTLDGVGEWATTSYGIGKDNKIDILAEIHFPHSLGLLYSAFTYYTGFKVNSGEYKVMGLAPYGEPKYKGIILSELMDLKEDGSFKLNMKYFNYCAGLTMTNKRFDKLFGGPPRKPESLLTQREMDLARSVQEVTEEVMMRVTRHVYKETGQKNLCMAGGVALNCVGNGKIVREGPFENIWIQPSAGDAGGALGAAMFVWYQYLENKRTADNKKDFQRGSYLGPEYEDKSISDYLRKNKIPFTEISNEDIPEKIADLIAEQKVIGWFQGRMEFGPRALGSRSIIGDARSPKMQEVMNLKTKFRESFRPFAPSVIKERVSDFFEFDKESPYMLLVAPVKKEIRREMSEEEVKLFGIDKLNVVRSSIPAVTHIDYSARIQTVDKDVNPLFYRTIAAFDKKYGCPVIINTSFNVRGEPIVCTPEDAYLCFMRTNMDYLILGNFLIEKKEQKPLDKDIDWLKKYELD is encoded by the coding sequence ATGAACATTTTAGGAATCTCGGCATTTTATCACGATAGTGCGGCTTGTCTGGTTCAGGACGGCCGAATTGTATCTGCTGCACAAGAGGAACGTTTTACCCGAAAAAAGCACGACTTTTCTTTTCCAACGAATGCAATACAGTACTGTTTGCAGGAAAGCGGATTGAAAGTAGAGGATCTGGATTTTGTCGCCTTTTATGATAAGCCTTTTCTCAAGTTTGAGCGTATCCTGATGACCTATCTTGCCTATGCACCCGTTGGAATTCGGTCGTTTATTAAGGCGATGCCGTTATGGATAAAGCAGAAAATCTGGATGAAGGAGTTTATTAAAAAAGAGCTCGATTTTGCGGGCAAGATCATCTTTCCCGAGCATCACGAATCACATGCCGCGTCCGCCTTTTTTCCTTCGCCCTTTCAGGAGGCTGCCGTTCTTACCCTGGATGGGGTTGGCGAATGGGCGACTACAAGCTATGGAATCGGTAAAGATAATAAAATAGATATTCTTGCAGAAATTCATTTTCCCCATTCTTTGGGTCTGCTGTATTCAGCGTTTACCTATTATACGGGATTTAAGGTCAATTCTGGTGAATACAAGGTGATGGGGTTGGCGCCCTATGGGGAGCCAAAGTACAAGGGTATCATCCTCTCTGAGTTGATGGATTTGAAGGAAGACGGCTCTTTTAAACTGAATATGAAATACTTTAATTATTGTGCAGGCTTAACCATGACAAACAAAAGGTTCGATAAGTTATTTGGTGGTCCGCCCCGAAAACCGGAATCGTTATTGACCCAGCGCGAGATGGATTTGGCCCGTTCTGTGCAGGAAGTAACGGAAGAAGTGATGATGCGTGTTACGCGGCATGTTTACAAGGAGACGGGTCAAAAAAATCTCTGTATGGCAGGTGGCGTGGCGTTGAATTGCGTCGGCAACGGAAAGATTGTGCGGGAAGGGCCTTTTGAGAATATCTGGATACAACCTTCCGCTGGTGACGCAGGTGGTGCGCTGGGAGCGGCAATGTTTGTATGGTATCAATATCTGGAAAATAAGAGAACCGCAGATAACAAAAAAGATTTTCAGCGCGGGTCGTATCTTGGTCCCGAGTATGAGGACAAATCTATATCCGATTATCTAAGGAAAAACAAGATACCGTTTACTGAAATCTCGAATGAAGACATCCCGGAAAAAATTGCAGATTTAATTGCGGAGCAAAAGGTTATTGGCTGGTTTCAGGGCCGGATGGAGTTTGGCCCCAGGGCGCTGGGGAGCCGGTCGATTATTGGAGATGCGCGTTCTCCGAAAATGCAGGAAGTGATGAATCTGAAGACAAAATTTCGTGAAAGCTTCCGTCCCTTTGCCCCATCAGTGATAAAAGAGAGGGTTTCCGACTTCTTTGAGTTCGATAAGGAAAGCCCTTATATGCTCTTGGTTGCGCCCGTAAAAAAAGAGATTCGACGGGAGATGTCGGAAGAAGAGGTAAAGCTCTTCGGTATTGACAAATTGAATGTCGTCCGTTCCAGTATCCCTGCGGTTACCCATATCGATTACTCGGCGCGGATTCAGACGGTTGATAAGGATGTTAATCCTTTATTTTATCGTACGATAGCGGCATTTGATAAAAAGTACGGCTGTCCGGTAATTATTAATACATCCTTTAATGTCAGGGGTGAACCGATTGTATGTACCCCGGAAGATGCATATCTGTGTTTTATGAGAACAAATATGGATTACCTGATTCTGGGTAACTTTTTAATCGAAAAGAAAGAGCAAAAACCGCTGGACAAAGACATCGACTGGCTCAAGAAATATGAGCTGGATTAG
- a CDS encoding SxtJ family membrane protein encodes MIVEELKNIKSSKKELRKFGITMGAVLVVIGGLLWWRGKDYYSCLFIPSAVLFFLGLIIPFLLKPVHKMWMGLAVLMSWFMTRVILSILFYLGLTPMGFVARLFGKDFLRLKFDKQATDSYWILKEKGKDRDTYEKQF; translated from the coding sequence ATGATTGTGGAAGAACTAAAAAACATCAAAAGCAGCAAGAAAGAATTACGGAAATTTGGAATAACCATGGGTGCGGTTCTTGTGGTAATTGGCGGATTACTTTGGTGGCGCGGGAAAGATTATTACTCCTGTCTGTTTATTCCTTCCGCTGTTTTGTTCTTTCTTGGTTTGATCATTCCCTTTCTCTTAAAACCCGTTCACAAGATGTGGATGGGATTGGCCGTCCTCATGAGTTGGTTTATGACGCGGGTGATCTTGAGTATATTATTCTATCTTGGACTTACACCCATGGGTTTCGTGGCAAGGCTGTTTGGTAAGGATTTTTTAAGATTAAAATTTGATAAACAGGCTACGGATAGCTATTGGATTCTGAAAGAAAAAGGAAAAGATAGGGATACCTATGAAAAACAGTTCTAA
- a CDS encoding DUF5989 family protein yields the protein MGKISIIREFWSFLRVRKKWWLAPIVMFLILLGALIIFTQGSALAPFIYALF from the coding sequence ATGGGTAAAATTTCCATTATTAGGGAATTTTGGTCTTTTTTAAGAGTCCGCAAAAAATGGTGGCTGGCGCCGATTGTTATGTTCCTGATACTGCTGGGTGCATTGATCATTTTTACCCAAGGTTCCGCGCTAGCCCCCTTTATTTACGCACTGTTTTAA
- a CDS encoding glycosyltransferase has product MINKSLYPKGGDAISTITTGNLLYSKGHEVMFWGMAHPLNPEYPYKDCFVSCIDFNDPGTVKNQIKMAVNMLYSFEAKKNIEKLMKIERPDIVHLNNFAHQISPSILHVFKKYKIPVVMTMRDYKLICPTYTMVLNDKPCERCRNGRYYQCSINKCTKNSLLKSLLNTMEMYLHHNIMHIYDLIDVYISPSKFLKSKCEEMGFKGKIVYLPNFVRVEDFNPQYDWLESSIVYFGRLSEEKGLFTLIEAVKDIQGITLKIIGEGPLRERLELEVRNSGIRNIEFLGYKGGKELKEEIRKAMFVVYPSEWYENNPRSIIEGFALGKPALGARIGGIPELVKDNETGVTFESGNGEDLKAKIEYLRKNPNKIVEMGKTARVFVEQELNDEKHYEKLMEIYQKTLEGNYAMST; this is encoded by the coding sequence TTGATTAATAAATCTTTATACCCCAAAGGTGGTGATGCCATAAGTACCATTACTACAGGTAATTTATTATATTCTAAAGGTCATGAGGTTATGTTTTGGGGAATGGCACATCCTTTAAACCCAGAATATCCATATAAAGACTGTTTTGTTTCTTGTATTGATTTCAACGATCCGGGAACTGTGAAAAATCAAATAAAGATGGCCGTGAACATGCTTTATTCATTCGAAGCAAAAAAAAATATTGAAAAACTTATGAAAATTGAAAGACCGGATATTGTACATCTTAATAATTTTGCACATCAGATATCGCCATCGATTTTGCATGTATTTAAAAAATACAAAATTCCTGTTGTAATGACAATGCGCGACTATAAATTAATATGCCCTACGTATACCATGGTATTAAATGATAAGCCTTGTGAAAGGTGTAGAAATGGAAGGTACTATCAATGCTCTATTAATAAATGTACAAAAAATTCTCTTCTTAAAAGTTTACTTAATACCATGGAAATGTACCTGCATCATAATATTATGCATATTTATGATTTGATAGATGTTTATATTTCGCCAAGTAAATTCCTAAAATCAAAGTGTGAGGAGATGGGATTTAAAGGAAAGATTGTTTATCTGCCGAATTTTGTAAGGGTTGAAGACTTTAATCCACAATATGATTGGCTGGAGAGCTCAATCGTCTATTTTGGACGATTGTCTGAAGAAAAAGGGTTATTTACTTTAATTGAGGCAGTAAAAGATATTCAAGGTATTACTTTAAAAATTATTGGTGAAGGACCTCTAAGAGAACGTTTGGAGTTGGAGGTTAGAAATAGTGGGATAAGAAATATAGAATTCTTAGGATATAAAGGTGGGAAAGAATTAAAGGAAGAGATAAGAAAGGCTATGTTTGTGGTGTATCCATCCGAATGGTATGAAAATAATCCACGATCAATCATTGAAGGTTTTGCCCTTGGTAAGCCTGCTCTTGGTGCAAGGATAGGAGGTATTCCTGAATTAGTAAAAGACAATGAAACTGGGGTAACTTTTGAATCCGGAAATGGAGAGGATTTGAAAGCGAAAATTGAATACTTAAGAAAAAACCCGAATAAAATTGTAGAGATGGGAAAAACCGCCAGGGTTTTTGTTGAACAGGAATTGAATGATGAAAAGCATTACGAGAAATTGATGGAAATTTATCAGAAGACGCTTGAAGGAAATTACGCCATGTCCACCTAA
- a CDS encoding radical SAM protein: MEAAIITTYRCPNKCHMCNVWKYPTKREEEFRPSILEKLPQLDFANVTGGEPFVREDIDEIVHTLGKKAKRIVISTSGFFTEKILDIARKNKNIGIRISIEGLPAANDELRGVKDGFDHGLRTLLELQRMGIKDIGFGITVSDRNARDMIELYQLAKGMNVEFATAAVHNSFYFHKYDNQITKKDEAIACFEALIRDLLKGKRIKNWYRAYFNYGLINYIKGNKRLLPCEAGSENFFLDPWGEIRPCNGMEETCWFDSMGNLNKESFEEIWNGERARQVREKVKTCPKNCWMIGTAAPVMKKYFIKPTSWIIQNKIRMIMGKCPEV, translated from the coding sequence ATGGAAGCAGCTATTATTACAACGTATAGATGTCCAAATAAGTGCCACATGTGTAATGTCTGGAAGTATCCCACAAAACGAGAAGAGGAATTTAGGCCATCCATTTTAGAAAAACTGCCTCAGCTTGATTTTGCGAATGTTACCGGTGGGGAGCCATTCGTAAGAGAAGATATTGATGAGATCGTTCATACTTTGGGGAAAAAGGCAAAAAGAATTGTGATAAGTACGAGTGGATTTTTTACGGAAAAGATTCTGGATATCGCCAGAAAAAACAAGAATATTGGTATAAGAATAAGCATTGAAGGTTTGCCCGCTGCAAATGATGAACTCAGGGGAGTTAAGGATGGATTTGACCATGGACTAAGGACGTTACTTGAACTCCAAAGAATGGGGATTAAGGATATAGGATTTGGTATTACTGTTTCAGATAGAAATGCCAGGGATATGATCGAGCTATATCAATTAGCTAAAGGAATGAATGTTGAATTTGCAACAGCTGCCGTACATAATTCTTTCTATTTTCACAAATACGATAATCAGATAACGAAAAAAGACGAAGCTATTGCCTGCTTCGAGGCGCTGATAAGGGATTTGTTAAAAGGGAAACGAATCAAAAACTGGTACCGTGCCTATTTTAATTACGGATTGATTAATTATATAAAAGGAAACAAGCGGTTGCTTCCCTGTGAGGCAGGGAGTGAAAATTTTTTTTTAGACCCCTGGGGTGAGATTAGACCCTGCAATGGAATGGAAGAAACTTGTTGGTTTGATAGTATGGGGAATCTCAACAAAGAATCCTTCGAAGAAATATGGAATGGAGAGAGAGCAAGACAGGTAAGAGAAAAGGTTAAAACCTGTCCCAAGAACTGCTGGATGATTGGTACTGCAGCGCCAGTTATGAAGAAATATTTTATAAAGCCAACATCCTGGATAATACAAAACAAGATCAGGATGATAATGGGAAAATGCCCTGAGGTATAG
- a CDS encoding glycosyltransferase family 4 protein — MRDYIDHKPMAKLKIVVLGTRGFPNVQGGVEEHCRNLYPRLVKRGCDVVVLTRKPYVDPNLATYEDVHLIPLSCPKNKFLEAFTHTFLGIFFAKKMHPDLIHVHAVGPALFIPVARFLGLKVVMTNHGPDYQRKKWNKLAKMSLKLGERLGSRWANAIICISESIAEAIRKEYNREVTVIPNGVTIPEVLQTDDTLRKYGLQKGKYILAVGRLVPEKGFHDLMDAFNYFQPPKYQFLNDGWKLAIVGSADHEDQYSLDLKEKARKNCDIVLTGFLAGKSLSELYSHAGLFVLPSYHEGLPIVLLEAMIYGLSCIASDIPANRNVELSENRFFKVGDPEALAITMKEFVGKPTNENERRKQIDTIAEKFDWEKIAEKTLKVFTDAIGGKK, encoded by the coding sequence ATGCGCGATTATATCGATCACAAACCCATGGCCAAACTTAAAATCGTTGTCCTGGGAACCCGTGGTTTTCCTAATGTTCAGGGTGGAGTGGAAGAACATTGCAGGAATTTATACCCTCGTTTAGTGAAGCGCGGCTGCGATGTCGTTGTGCTTACCAGAAAGCCCTATGTTGATCCAAATCTTGCAACATACGAAGATGTTCATTTAATCCCTCTGTCCTGTCCAAAGAATAAATTCCTTGAAGCGTTTACCCATACGTTTCTTGGAATTTTTTTCGCAAAAAAGATGCATCCCGATCTCATTCATGTTCACGCAGTTGGACCAGCCCTGTTTATACCGGTTGCCCGTTTTCTAGGATTAAAAGTGGTAATGACAAATCACGGGCCCGATTATCAAAGAAAGAAGTGGAATAAACTGGCAAAAATGAGCTTAAAACTTGGTGAAAGGTTAGGTAGTCGATGGGCAAATGCTATAATTTGTATTTCCGAATCGATTGCTGAAGCTATTAGAAAGGAATATAATCGTGAGGTAACAGTTATTCCTAATGGCGTAACGATACCGGAAGTCTTACAAACAGATGATACTCTCAGAAAATATGGTTTGCAAAAAGGGAAGTATATCCTTGCCGTTGGCCGTCTCGTTCCGGAAAAAGGCTTCCATGATCTGATGGATGCGTTTAACTATTTTCAACCCCCAAAGTATCAATTTCTGAATGATGGCTGGAAATTGGCTATCGTTGGTAGCGCCGACCATGAAGATCAATATAGCCTTGATTTAAAAGAAAAGGCGAGAAAAAACTGCGATATTGTTTTAACAGGATTTTTAGCGGGAAAATCGTTATCGGAGTTATACAGCCATGCAGGCCTTTTTGTTTTACCTTCTTATCATGAAGGACTACCCATTGTTTTACTTGAGGCGATGATTTACGGTTTATCCTGTATTGCTTCTGATATACCAGCCAATCGAAACGTGGAATTATCTGAGAACAGGTTCTTTAAGGTAGGAGATCCTGAAGCACTTGCAATAACAATGAAAGAATTTGTTGGGAAACCAACAAATGAAAATGAAAGAAGAAAACAAATAGATACGATTGCTGAAAAATTTGATTGGGAAAAGATAGCAGAAAAGACACTGAAAGTATTTACGGATGCAATTGGAGGCAAAAAGTAA
- a CDS encoding IS1634 family transposase → MPIPDGETVRVRLDKIELRHPREWGASWLGLYVWNMLELDTFWRMRLPSSRKGTSWLNILKALVCYRLTDPGSEFRFHREWYVRSAIGDLLGEDYSLAQKDKAYRCLDLLLEHRDELFAYLKEKWGKLFGAKYDVLLYDLTSTYFESEPPPAGSGSKKRFGYSRDKRSDCVQVVVALVLTPEGFPVAYEVYPGNTRDTATLEEFLDRIEKQYGKFRRTWLMDRGIPTEEMLEKMRERGIDYLVVTPKGHLTRVEKPLLEQTWMRARESVRVKVLRQESEFYVYVESHDRVSKERAMRRRRLKRLWMGLRELRNRKALTRDDLLMHIGALKKEAGRDYRLVTISIPKPQEPVNENTFRFSLDRERLRQAYRREGRYLLRSNMQATAPETVWENYLLLTRIEQAFKDLKGSLPIRPIWHQ, encoded by the coding sequence ATGCCGATACCGGATGGTGAGACCGTTCGGGTGAGGTTGGACAAAATAGAGCTGCGCCATCCACGGGAGTGGGGAGCAAGCTGGTTGGGATTGTATGTATGGAATATGCTGGAACTGGACACATTCTGGAGGATGCGTCTGCCGTCAAGCCGGAAGGGAACAAGCTGGCTGAATATCCTGAAGGCGCTTGTCTGTTACCGGTTGACCGATCCGGGAAGCGAATTTCGTTTTCACCGTGAGTGGTACGTGCGGAGCGCAATAGGCGATCTGCTGGGAGAGGATTATTCCCTGGCGCAGAAGGACAAGGCGTATCGTTGTTTGGATTTGTTGCTTGAGCATCGGGACGAGTTGTTTGCCTATTTAAAGGAGAAGTGGGGAAAACTCTTTGGGGCGAAGTACGATGTGCTGCTGTATGATTTGACGAGTACGTATTTTGAGAGTGAACCGCCACCGGCTGGATCGGGGAGTAAGAAGCGGTTTGGATATAGCCGGGACAAACGTTCGGATTGCGTGCAGGTGGTAGTGGCGTTGGTGTTGACGCCGGAAGGATTTCCCGTAGCCTACGAAGTGTATCCGGGCAATACCAGAGACACCGCAACGCTGGAGGAATTTCTGGATCGGATTGAAAAGCAGTATGGGAAATTCCGGCGCACCTGGCTTATGGATCGCGGTATTCCAACGGAGGAGATGTTGGAAAAGATGCGTGAGCGCGGGATTGATTATTTGGTTGTGACTCCGAAGGGGCATTTGACGAGAGTAGAAAAACCGCTACTCGAACAAACCTGGATGCGGGCGAGGGAGAGCGTCCGCGTGAAAGTTCTTCGGCAGGAATCGGAGTTTTACGTTTACGTGGAAAGCCATGACCGGGTGTCTAAGGAGCGTGCCATGCGTAGGCGCAGGCTCAAACGTTTGTGGATGGGTCTGCGCGAACTTCGCAATCGAAAAGCCCTCACGCGCGATGACCTGCTCATGCATATTGGCGCGTTAAAGAAAGAAGCCGGACGCGACTACAGACTGGTCACCATCTCCATTCCCAAACCGCAGGAGCCGGTCAATGAGAATACGTTCCGGTTCAGTTTGGATCGGGAACGCCTGAGGCAGGCGTATCGGCGCGAGGGGCGTTATTTGCTTCGTTCCAACATGCAGGCCACCGCGCCAGAAACCGTCTGGGAAAATTATTTGCTGTTGACGCGAATTGAACAGGCATTTAAGGACTTGAAGGGATCACTTCCCATCCGCCCCATCTGGCACCAATAG